GAAGGACGCTGCAAATGCTGTTGTACAAGAAGGAGCTCAGTAAGACAACTAACTATATTATAATGGACTTtgttatatttgaaaataatctgATTTTACCTCCTACTTTCTGTCCCTAGCATTTACCTGTTTGACATTTGATCTACAGGTTTGCAAACAGGCTAACAGGAATAAAAGAGAAcgaaaaattcaagaaaaacaGCGAAGGTGATGAACAAGAATCAGGTCTTAAGCAGGTGGTGAAAACATCAAAGCAGCAGCACAATGTCAAGTAAGACCCTACAAAGTTGTGGTTTTTAATGGTTTAACAGATCAAATctaccaataatataaattaacttaCTAACTTACTGTTTATTGCTGTATACTTTCAGGTATGTTTATGTTTGGCATGCTTTAGCAGGTTACTGGGGTGGAGTGCAACCATCTGGTCCTGGTATGGAACACTATGAGACATCTTTGGCATACCCGGTGCAGTCTCCTGGGGTTCTAGGCAACCAGCCAGACATTGTTATGGACAGTCTTGCTGTTCATGGCTTGGGCCTGGTACACCCTAAGAAGGTCTTCAACTTCTACAACGAGCTTCACGCCTATCTGGCTTCATGTGGTGTGGATGGAGTCAAAGTCGACGTGCAGAACATCATTGAGACTCTAGGTGCTGGCCATGGTGGTAGAGTATCCCTCACTCGTAGCTATCATCAGGCCCTTGAAGCCTCAATCTCTCGGAACTTTCCAGACAATGGGTGTATCGCCTGCATGTGCCACAACACTGATGGACTCTATAGCGCCAAGCAGACTGCTATAGTTAGAGCCTCAGACGATTTCTACCCCCGTGATCCTGCTTCACACACCATTCACATTTCTTCAGTAGCTTACAACACTGTATTCTTGGGTGAATTCATGCAGCCTGACTGGGATATGTTCCATGTGAGTACTGCTCTACTTTAGCTCTTTGAAATTATCAAATGTTCTTGGTGTGAGAAGCTGACTCGCATACTTGTTTTTACAGAGCCTGCATCCAGCTGCTGAGTATCATGCTGCAGCTCGATCCGTGGGAGGGTGTGCTATATATGTTAGTGACAAGCCTGGTAACCACAACTTCGATCTTCTGAAGAAGTTGGTTCTCCCCGACGGATCAATTCTCAGAGCACAGTTGCCCGGACGACCCACACTAGATTGCCTCTTTGTCGACCCAGCCAGAGATGGGACGAGGTTTGTTGAATCCTCTCCTAATTCCTTATATCTTCTGCATCATCAACCAACAAACTAACGTCAACTTACCACCATGAACCTTGCAGCTTGCTTAAAATCTGGAACACGAACAAGTGCTCTGGAGTGGTTGGCGTATTCAATTGCCAGGGTGCAGGGTGGTGCAGGGTAACTAAGAAGACGCGTATTCATAATGCCTCCCCTGGCACACTCACTGGCTCTGTTCGAGCCACTGATGTCAACTCAATTGCTCAAATTGCTCGACCGGACTGGAAGGGAGAGACTGTAGCCTATGCTTATAGATCAGGAGAGGTAGTTCGGTTGCCAGAAGGAGCTTCATTGCCTGTCACTCTCAAGGTTCTCGAATACGAACTCTTCCACTTCTGTCCTGTGAAGGTAAGTTTTCCATCACACTCCATTTTTATACCTGCCACGACACTTATTACTTACTCTAACTGACAACCTACCTCAACCTCCGAAAACAGAATGTGACGGACAGCATTGCCTTTGCTCCCATTGGCTTGCTAGACATGTTCAACTCCGGTGCTGCTGTCGAGCAGT
The nucleotide sequence above comes from Salvia hispanica cultivar TCC Black 2014 chromosome 5, UniMelb_Shisp_WGS_1.0, whole genome shotgun sequence. Encoded proteins:
- the LOC125188389 gene encoding probable galactinol--sucrose galactosyltransferase 2, whose amino-acid sequence is MTVTPKISLNEGNLVVHGKTILTGVADNIVLTPGSGAGLVAGAFIGATASHSKSLHVFPVGVLEGVRFMCLFRFKLWWMTQRMGTCGQDIPLETQFMLVESKDACEGEHEDRPTIYTVFLPLLEGQFRAVLQGNEKNELEICLESGDNAVETNQGNYLVYMHAGTNPFEVINQAVKAVEKHLQTFQHREKKKLPSFIDWFGWCTWDAFYTDVTAEGVEEGLKSLSEGNTPPRFLIIDDGWQQIGSEVKDAANAVVQEGAQFANRLTGIKENEKFKKNSEGDEQESGLKQVVKTSKQQHNVKYVYVWHALAGYWGGVQPSGPGMEHYETSLAYPVQSPGVLGNQPDIVMDSLAVHGLGLVHPKKVFNFYNELHAYLASCGVDGVKVDVQNIIETLGAGHGGRVSLTRSYHQALEASISRNFPDNGCIACMCHNTDGLYSAKQTAIVRASDDFYPRDPASHTIHISSVAYNTVFLGEFMQPDWDMFHSLHPAAEYHAAARSVGGCAIYVSDKPGNHNFDLLKKLVLPDGSILRAQLPGRPTLDCLFVDPARDGTSLLKIWNTNKCSGVVGVFNCQGAGWCRVTKKTRIHNASPGTLTGSVRATDVNSIAQIARPDWKGETVAYAYRSGEVVRLPEGASLPVTLKVLEYELFHFCPVKNVTDSIAFAPIGLLDMFNSGAAVEQFEVYNTSITNDDTETSTENRSPVAKIALRIRGCGRFGVYCSQRPLSCTVDNVETEFNYEAASGLATLIIPVPKEEMYRWCIEIQV